In Kineococcus endophyticus, the genomic window CGAGGAGCTCCTCGACGAGGGCGCGGGTCTGCGCGGACACGTCCTCCCGGCCGTTGACGACCTTGGAGACGGTCGCCACGGAGACGCCGGCGCTCGCGGCGATGGTGGCCAGGGTCGTCTTGTCCCTGGACCGGGTGGGGGTGTGCGGGCGGTCCAGCACGGGTCCTCCTCGACTCGATGTGCGACGACCATACGGCCCGTGGAGGGTCGGGCGCCAGCCCTTCTCCGAAAAGTTTCGAGATGTGTTCGAGACCTAGTGCCCGTTGTGCTGCAACGACTTCACTGCAGCGGGTGGCGAGTGGTGGAGGACCGCTTGACCTCGGCACCGAGACCCTCTTATGGTCATCGCCAGACAGCGCGGTCGAAAGCTTTTCGACAGCGTTCGACGCGGCCCCGCCCGGGGCCGCGGGGTGGAACAGCCGCAGGGCTGCGGCTCGGCACAACGGAGATCACTGTGGATCACAACCGCGCATCGCGTCGGTCCTTCCTCGCCCTGGCCGGGGCGACCCCGCTCGTCGCCACCGTCCTGGCCTCCTGCGGTGACTCCGGTCCGGCGGGAGCCAGCTCCGACGCCGCGACGGACTGGATCCTCACGGGCCAGCCGAAGGAGGGCATCCGCCAGGGTGCCGTCGACGACTGGAACAAGGCCCACGAGGACCAGCAGATCAAGACCAGCTCGTTCCAGAACGACGCCTACAAGGCCAAGATCAAGACGGCCATCGGCGCCGGCCAGGCCCCCACGATCATCTTCGGCTGGGGCGGCGGCACGCTGCGCAGTTACGCGCAGGGCGGGCAGGTCGACGACCTCACCTCGTGGCTGCAGACGAACTCCGGCGTCAAGGACCGCCTGTTCGACGCGGCCTTCGCCGCGGGCACCGTGGACGGCAAGATCTACGGTCTGCCCACCGAGACCGTCCAGCCGCTCGTGCTCTTCTACAACAAGAAGCTCTTCAAGCAGGTCGGCGCCGAGCCGCCGAAGACCTGGGACGACCTCATGGGTCTGGTGACGACGTTCAACGCGGCCGGCATCGCCCCGATCTCCCTCGGTGGCCAGTCGCGCTGGACGAACATGATGTGGCTCGAGCTCCTCTTCGACCGCATCGGTGGCCCCGAGCTGTTCGAGTCGATCTACAACGGCCAGCCGAACTGGACCGACCCGTCCGCGATCGACGCCCTCACCAAGGTGCAGGACCTCGTCAAGGCCGACGGCTTCATCAAGGGCTTCGCGTCCATCACGGCCGACTCCAACGCCGACCAGGCCCTGCTGTACACCGACAAGGCCGCCATGATGCTGCACGGCACGTGGACCTACGGCGGCATGAAGACCGACGGCGGCGACTTCGTCTCCAGCGGCAACCTCGGCTACATGAACTTCCCCGAGGTGACCGGCGGCAAGGGCGACCCGATGAACACCTTCGGGAACCCGGCGCAGTACGTGTCGATCTCCTCCAAGGCCACGCAGAAGCAGAAGGACATCGCCCTGGCCTACTTCAAGGACGGTCTGCTGCAGGACAAGGAGGCCGAGGCCTACATCAACGAGGCGGGCGAGGTCCCCATCGTCAAGGGCATCGACTCCAAGTTCACCGGCCTCGAGGACGAGGAGTGGCTGAAGTTCACCTACGACCTCGCCACGAACGCCCCGTCGTTCGCCCAGTCGTGGGACCAGGCGCTCTCGCCGACCGAGGCCGAGACCCTGCTCGACAACATCGAGAAGCTCTTCGGCCTGGCGATCACCCCGCAGGAGTTCGCCAGCAACATGAACGCGGCGATCGGCAAGTGAGCGCGTCCGTGAGCGCGGCTCCCAGCCGCGTGCCGGTGAAGGCCACCCCCGCTGCCCACACGTCGACGGGTCGTCTGGGGTGGCTGGTCCTCCCGGCCCTGCTCATCTTCGTCGCCTTCGCGGTGATCCCCCTCATCGGGGTCTTCGTCCTGAGCTTCACGTCCTGGGACGGCATCGGGGCGATCTCCTTCACCGGGCTCACGAGCTGGAAGGCCGTGCTCACGGACCCCGGTCTCCCGCACGCGTTGTGGGTGACGTTCCTCGTCATCGTCCTGTCGTGGATCGCCCAGACCCCGCTGTCGATCCTGCTCGGCGTCTTCATCTCCGGCAGCCAGAGGTACCGGGCGGTGCTGGCGGTCCTGTTCTTCCTCCCGCTGCTGCTGTCCGCGGCCGCCGTGTCCATCGCCTACAAGGCGCTCCTGGACCCGAACTTCGGGCTGGGCCCGGGCCTGAACCTGGGCTTCCTGACCCAGGACTGGCTGGGGCGCGGCACGCTGGCCATGGGTGTCGTGATCTTCA contains:
- a CDS encoding extracellular solute-binding protein, encoding MDHNRASRRSFLALAGATPLVATVLASCGDSGPAGASSDAATDWILTGQPKEGIRQGAVDDWNKAHEDQQIKTSSFQNDAYKAKIKTAIGAGQAPTIIFGWGGGTLRSYAQGGQVDDLTSWLQTNSGVKDRLFDAAFAAGTVDGKIYGLPTETVQPLVLFYNKKLFKQVGAEPPKTWDDLMGLVTTFNAAGIAPISLGGQSRWTNMMWLELLFDRIGGPELFESIYNGQPNWTDPSAIDALTKVQDLVKADGFIKGFASITADSNADQALLYTDKAAMMLHGTWTYGGMKTDGGDFVSSGNLGYMNFPEVTGGKGDPMNTFGNPAQYVSISSKATQKQKDIALAYFKDGLLQDKEAEAYINEAGEVPIVKGIDSKFTGLEDEEWLKFTYDLATNAPSFAQSWDQALSPTEAETLLDNIEKLFGLAITPQEFASNMNAAIGK
- a CDS encoding carbohydrate ABC transporter permease, encoding MPVKATPAAHTSTGRLGWLVLPALLIFVAFAVIPLIGVFVLSFTSWDGIGAISFTGLTSWKAVLTDPGLPHALWVTFLVIVLSWIAQTPLSILLGVFISGSQRYRAVLAVLFFLPLLLSAAAVSIAYKALLDPNFGLGPGLNLGFLTQDWLGRGTLAMGVVIFIIAWQWIPFHSLIYQGAIRQIPVSMYEAAQIDGAGRVRQFFSITLPQLKNTMITSSTLMIVGSLTTFDLIFVLTQGGPNDATRVLALDMYLTGFRANQMGLASAIAVILVVVGLVLAQLLQRLGGKERNSQLEGA